One stretch of Calonectris borealis chromosome 5, bCalBor7.hap1.2, whole genome shotgun sequence DNA includes these proteins:
- the STYX gene encoding serine/threonine/tyrosine-interacting protein isoform X1, whose product MELAKPAFPALPQAKEDSEDWTYPMRREMQEILPGLFLGPYSSAMKSKLPILQKHGITHVICIRQNIEANFIKPNFQQLFRYLVLDIADNPVENIIRFFPMTKEFIDGSLQSGGKVLVHGNAGISRSAALVIAYIMETFGVKYRDAFTYVQERRFCINPNAGFVHQLQEYEAIYLAKLTIQMMSPLQLERSLSVPPCTTGSLKRMHEEDEELGTMQVAAAQNG is encoded by the exons ATGGAGCTCGCCAAGCCGGCCTTCCCCGCGCTGCCGCAGGCCAAAGAGGACTCTGAG gattGGACCTATCCCATGAGGAGGGAGATGCAG GAAATTTTACCTGGGTTATTTTTAGGCCCATATTCTTCAGCTATGAAAAGCAAG ctACCTATACTTCAGAAACATGGCATAACCCATGTAATATGCATACGGCAAAACATTGAAGCAAACTTTATTAAACCAAACTTCCAACAGTTATTTAG GTATTTAGTCTTGGATATTGCAGATAATCCAGTTGAGAATATAATACGATTTTTCCCTATG actaAAGAATTTATTGATGGAAGTTTACAAAGTGGAG gAAAAGTTCTTGTCCATGGAAATGCAGGGATTTCTAGAAG tgctgCCTTAGTTATCGCATACATAATGGAAACATTTGGGGTGAAGTACAG GGACGCATTTACTTATGTTCAAGAAAGAAGATTCTGTATTAATCCTAATGCTGGATTTGTCCATCAACTTCAg GAATATGAAGCCATCTATCTAGCAAAATTAACCATCCAGATGATGTCACCACTGCAGTTGGAGAGATCCCTCTCAGTTCCACCTTGTACTACAG GAAGTTTAAAGCGAATGcatgaagaggatgaagaactTGGAACCATGCAAGTAGCAGCAGCACAGAACGGATGA
- the STYX gene encoding serine/threonine/tyrosine-interacting protein isoform X2, producing MNCDRKRNLYREDWTYPMRREMQEILPGLFLGPYSSAMKSKLPILQKHGITHVICIRQNIEANFIKPNFQQLFRYLVLDIADNPVENIIRFFPMTKEFIDGSLQSGGKVLVHGNAGISRSAALVIAYIMETFGVKYRDAFTYVQERRFCINPNAGFVHQLQEYEAIYLAKLTIQMMSPLQLERSLSVPPCTTGSLKRMHEEDEELGTMQVAAAQNG from the exons ATGAATTGCGACAGGAAGAGAAATCTGTACAGAGAG gattGGACCTATCCCATGAGGAGGGAGATGCAG GAAATTTTACCTGGGTTATTTTTAGGCCCATATTCTTCAGCTATGAAAAGCAAG ctACCTATACTTCAGAAACATGGCATAACCCATGTAATATGCATACGGCAAAACATTGAAGCAAACTTTATTAAACCAAACTTCCAACAGTTATTTAG GTATTTAGTCTTGGATATTGCAGATAATCCAGTTGAGAATATAATACGATTTTTCCCTATG actaAAGAATTTATTGATGGAAGTTTACAAAGTGGAG gAAAAGTTCTTGTCCATGGAAATGCAGGGATTTCTAGAAG tgctgCCTTAGTTATCGCATACATAATGGAAACATTTGGGGTGAAGTACAG GGACGCATTTACTTATGTTCAAGAAAGAAGATTCTGTATTAATCCTAATGCTGGATTTGTCCATCAACTTCAg GAATATGAAGCCATCTATCTAGCAAAATTAACCATCCAGATGATGTCACCACTGCAGTTGGAGAGATCCCTCTCAGTTCCACCTTGTACTACAG GAAGTTTAAAGCGAATGcatgaagaggatgaagaactTGGAACCATGCAAGTAGCAGCAGCACAGAACGGATGA